The following are from one region of the Stigmatella ashevillena genome:
- a CDS encoding alcohol dehydrogenase catalytic domain-containing protein, which yields MKAVVLREFGAASNLRMESVPMPRPGRGELLVRVRACGVCYHDVINRRGNLPRTHVPAILGHEAAGEVVEVGPDTPGWKVGDRVATLQRMSCGDCALCRTGRNSLCRKDNRFFGEELPGGYAQYLVAPVLGVGRVPENMPWEVAATACCTTGTAVHTVRTRGRVQPGETVLITGASGGVGLSAVQLAKADGARVIAVTSGEAKAQALHEAGAAEVIISRGLDFAAEVRKRTGGEGVNMAVEIVGSATFDQTLKSLAPGGRLVVVGNLESGVVNLNPGLVIVKELEIIGAYATTLSELDDALKLTASGTVRPFVSEAVPLAEAGRAHFRLENREVAGRLVLIPPEPQ from the coding sequence ATGAAGGCCGTCGTTCTTCGAGAGTTTGGCGCCGCGAGCAACCTGCGGATGGAGAGCGTCCCCATGCCCCGACCGGGCCGGGGCGAGCTGCTCGTCCGGGTGCGCGCCTGCGGGGTGTGCTACCACGACGTCATCAACCGCCGGGGCAACCTGCCGCGCACGCACGTGCCCGCCATCCTCGGCCACGAGGCCGCCGGCGAGGTGGTGGAAGTGGGGCCGGACACCCCGGGCTGGAAGGTGGGAGACCGGGTGGCCACGCTCCAGCGCATGTCCTGCGGGGACTGCGCGCTGTGCCGCACCGGGCGCAACAGCCTGTGCCGCAAGGACAACCGCTTCTTCGGCGAGGAGCTGCCCGGCGGCTACGCGCAGTACCTCGTGGCCCCAGTGCTCGGCGTGGGCCGGGTGCCCGAGAACATGCCCTGGGAGGTGGCCGCCACCGCCTGCTGCACCACGGGCACCGCGGTGCACACCGTGCGCACGCGCGGCCGGGTGCAGCCCGGAGAGACGGTGCTCATCACCGGCGCCAGCGGCGGCGTGGGGCTGTCGGCGGTGCAGTTGGCCAAGGCGGACGGGGCGCGCGTCATCGCCGTCACCTCCGGTGAGGCCAAGGCCCAGGCCCTGCACGAGGCCGGTGCCGCGGAGGTCATCATCTCCCGCGGGCTGGACTTCGCCGCCGAGGTGCGCAAGCGCACCGGGGGCGAGGGCGTGAACATGGCCGTGGAAATCGTCGGCAGCGCCACGTTCGACCAGACGCTCAAGTCGCTGGCCCCCGGGGGCCGCCTGGTGGTGGTGGGCAACCTGGAGTCCGGGGTGGTGAACCTCAACCCGGGCCTCGTCATCGTCAAGGAGTTGGAGATCATCGGCGCCTACGCCACCACCCTCTCCGAGCTGGACGATGCGCTGAAGCTGACAGCCTCGGGCACGGTGCGCCCCTTCGTCTCCGAGGCGGTGCCGCTGGCCGAGGCAGGGCGGGCGCACTTCCGCCTGGAGAACCGGGAAGTGGCCGGACGCCTGGTGCTGATCCCCCCCGAGCCACAGTGA
- a CDS encoding hydroxymethylglutaryl-CoA synthase family protein, whose protein sequence is MKKQVGIEALAIAVPRRYVDIEELARARGVDPAKYTAGLGAKEMAVADPGEDAVALAATAAARLLRTHAVDPAKLGMLVVGTETGVDHSKPVASHVQGLLKLPTSMRVYDAQHACYGGTAGLMAAVEWIASGAAAGRSALVVCSDIARYGLNTAGEPTQGGGAVALLVSEQPDLLAVDVGLNGSCSMDVYDFWRPIGRREAVVDGHYSIKCYTDALSGAYRNWRERALAHEVVRWGSTMPGEQLARILYHVPFCKMARKAHTQLRLCDIEDAPNAPPSTPEAREEKAKSSASYTAQVASSLDLNARVGNVYTASLYLALAGLLNTEGGALAGQRVGLLSYGSGCASEFYSGVVGDKAAKRMATTNVEAVMAKRERVSVEEYERIMRLPYEAPEPLSPEPGEFRLAEIRDHKRHYIQGAAS, encoded by the coding sequence ATGAAGAAACAGGTTGGAATCGAAGCATTGGCCATCGCCGTTCCCCGGCGCTACGTGGACATTGAAGAGCTGGCGCGCGCCCGCGGGGTGGATCCCGCCAAGTACACCGCGGGTCTGGGCGCCAAGGAGATGGCCGTCGCGGACCCCGGCGAGGACGCGGTGGCGCTCGCGGCCACGGCGGCGGCCCGGCTGCTGCGCACCCATGCGGTGGACCCGGCCAAGCTGGGCATGCTGGTGGTGGGCACCGAGACAGGAGTGGACCACTCCAAGCCGGTGGCCTCCCACGTCCAGGGACTGCTGAAGCTGCCCACCAGCATGCGCGTCTATGACGCCCAGCACGCCTGCTACGGCGGCACCGCGGGCCTGATGGCGGCGGTGGAGTGGATCGCCTCGGGCGCCGCGGCGGGCCGCTCGGCGCTGGTGGTGTGCTCGGACATCGCCCGGTACGGGCTGAACACGGCGGGCGAGCCCACGCAGGGCGGCGGCGCGGTGGCGCTGCTGGTCTCCGAGCAACCGGACCTGCTGGCGGTGGACGTGGGGCTCAACGGCTCGTGCAGCATGGATGTGTATGACTTCTGGCGCCCCATCGGCCGCCGCGAGGCGGTGGTGGACGGGCACTACTCCATCAAGTGCTACACGGACGCGCTCTCGGGGGCGTACCGCAACTGGCGCGAGCGGGCACTGGCGCACGAGGTGGTGCGCTGGGGCAGCACGATGCCCGGCGAGCAGTTGGCGCGCATCCTCTACCACGTGCCCTTCTGCAAGATGGCGCGCAAGGCGCACACGCAACTGCGGCTGTGTGACATCGAGGACGCGCCCAACGCACCGCCCTCCACGCCCGAGGCGCGCGAGGAGAAGGCCAAGTCGAGCGCGAGCTACACCGCCCAGGTGGCCAGCTCGCTGGACCTGAACGCGCGCGTGGGCAACGTGTACACCGCCTCGCTGTACCTGGCGCTGGCGGGGTTGCTGAACACCGAGGGCGGCGCACTGGCGGGCCAGCGCGTGGGCCTGCTGTCCTACGGCAGCGGCTGCGCATCGGAGTTCTACTCGGGCGTGGTGGGTGACAAGGCGGCGAAGCGCATGGCAACCACGAACGTGGAGGCGGTCATGGCCAAGCGCGAGCGCGTCTCGGTGGAGGAGTACGAGCGCATCATGCGGCTGCCGTACGAGGCCCCGGAGCCACTGTCGCCCGAGCCGGGAGAGTTCCGGCTGGCGGAGATCCGCGACCACAAGCGCCACTACATCCAGGGCGCCGCGAGCTGA
- a CDS encoding AHH domain-containing protein has product MILRVLWRLNALILVFLVACSGVPRAPIVEDNGNGRAIVHIPRAADLEPVVLEEEEFQKAVRQLAREVRWVGTPRQTAERMFQIDPQSGHYLYLPRDRKLVPVDPGQFLEGTLTKEDLEVAERYRVWCQRVHNSYGDCLGGALVGGRYLDMQGRYVWALALSKSPVLDEMKKALGEMVEFRTLMSAALFTLGSMLLILALNPVAPALVAVVGLGMILYVGFDTIRSLVTGWLELMEVVRAATTFEQIREAGERFGKIIGRESARALAMLLVAAIGRTAHEFAAKVPMLPGSAQVAMQAEGQAGIRLPALGAVEEISLTAEGVSVTMPANAVAMAARGSSGKAPCVERHHIATICNDKSTARGGQWTPRFRRIFARAGMTLEDPANKMPLEGHYGPHPERYHQIVLKELSDATATCRSVVECRAKLKEALRELAKEIATPGTELNQLVTRQ; this is encoded by the coding sequence ATGATTCTGCGGGTTCTCTGGAGGCTCAACGCGCTGATCCTTGTGTTTCTCGTGGCGTGCAGTGGCGTCCCGAGGGCCCCCATTGTGGAGGACAACGGCAACGGGAGGGCCATTGTCCACATTCCTCGCGCGGCTGACCTTGAACCCGTCGTGTTGGAGGAGGAGGAGTTTCAGAAGGCCGTGAGGCAACTGGCGCGCGAGGTCCGGTGGGTCGGCACGCCGCGCCAGACGGCGGAGCGGATGTTTCAGATCGATCCCCAGAGTGGTCACTACCTCTACCTGCCGAGGGATAGAAAGCTGGTGCCAGTGGATCCGGGCCAGTTCCTGGAAGGGACGTTGACGAAAGAGGACTTGGAGGTGGCGGAGCGTTACCGAGTCTGGTGCCAGCGTGTGCACAACTCCTACGGGGACTGTCTCGGAGGCGCGCTGGTGGGTGGACGCTACCTGGACATGCAAGGCCGCTATGTCTGGGCGCTGGCCCTGAGCAAAAGCCCGGTGCTGGACGAGATGAAGAAGGCGCTGGGCGAGATGGTGGAGTTCCGGACGCTCATGAGTGCAGCCCTCTTCACGCTCGGCTCCATGCTGTTGATTCTGGCTCTCAATCCCGTGGCTCCGGCGCTGGTGGCGGTGGTGGGCCTCGGGATGATCCTGTACGTGGGTTTCGACACGATCCGTAGCCTCGTGACAGGCTGGCTCGAACTGATGGAGGTGGTGAGGGCTGCCACGACCTTCGAGCAGATCCGCGAGGCGGGCGAGCGCTTCGGGAAGATCATCGGGCGCGAGTCGGCGCGCGCGCTCGCCATGCTGCTGGTAGCAGCGATTGGACGAACGGCGCATGAATTCGCGGCGAAGGTGCCGATGCTGCCCGGCTCCGCACAGGTGGCCATGCAGGCCGAGGGGCAGGCCGGAATTCGTCTGCCAGCGCTGGGGGCGGTGGAGGAGATCTCGCTGACGGCCGAGGGCGTGAGCGTCACGATGCCCGCGAACGCGGTGGCGATGGCGGCACGGGGCAGTAGCGGCAAGGCCCCCTGTGTCGAGAGACACCACATCGCCACCATCTGCAACGACAAGTCCACCGCACGCGGGGGCCAGTGGACGCCGCGCTTCCGCCGCATCTTTGCAAGAGCGGGGATGACACTGGAGGACCCGGCGAACAAGATGCCTCTGGAGGGGCACTACGGGCCGCACCCCGAGCGGTATCATCAGATCGTCCTGAAGGAACTCTCCGATGCAACGGCGACCTGTCGCAGCGTTGTCGAGTGCCGTGCGAAGCTGAAGGAGGCTCTCAGAGAACTGGCGAAGGAAATTGCCACCCCTGGAACGGAACTGAACCAACTCGTCACCCGACAGTAA
- a CDS encoding CoA-transferase subunit beta gives MSTPSEATPAETVVALLAREIEDGAVIATGVASPLAILAIAVARATHAPRLTYLACVGSLDPALPTLLPSSEDLGYLLGRTAEITIADLFDHARRGRVDTVFFGAAEVDARGRTNMTAAGSLERPRVKFPGVAGAATLRQWVRRPVLLVPRQSRRNLVPEVQVATTQDPRRPVRLISDLGVFELGAEGARLHARHAWATAADISERTGFSFSVAAPLPVTPPPDERTLEAIRTIDSHCFRDQLVGA, from the coding sequence ATGAGCACCCCATCTGAAGCCACCCCCGCGGAGACCGTCGTCGCCCTGCTGGCGCGTGAAATCGAGGATGGCGCCGTCATCGCCACGGGCGTCGCCTCCCCGCTGGCCATCCTCGCCATCGCCGTGGCCCGCGCCACCCATGCGCCCCGCTTGACGTACCTGGCCTGCGTGGGCTCGCTGGATCCGGCGCTGCCCACGCTGCTGCCCTCCTCGGAGGACCTGGGCTACCTGCTCGGGCGCACGGCGGAAATCACCATCGCGGACCTGTTCGACCACGCCCGGCGCGGGCGGGTGGACACCGTCTTCTTCGGTGCCGCCGAGGTGGATGCCCGGGGCCGGACGAACATGACGGCCGCGGGCAGCCTGGAGCGCCCCCGGGTGAAGTTCCCCGGCGTGGCGGGAGCGGCCACGCTGCGGCAGTGGGTGCGCAGGCCCGTGCTGCTCGTCCCCAGGCAGTCGCGCCGCAACCTCGTGCCCGAGGTGCAGGTGGCCACCACCCAGGATCCGCGCCGCCCGGTGCGCCTCATCTCGGACCTGGGCGTCTTCGAGCTCGGCGCCGAGGGGGCCCGCCTGCATGCCCGCCACGCCTGGGCCACCGCGGCGGACATCTCCGAGCGGACCGGCTTCTCCTTCTCGGTGGCCGCCCCGCTGCCCGTCACCCCTCCGCCGGATGAGCGCACGCTGGAGGCCATCCGAACCATCGATTCTCACTGCTTCCGCGATCAGCTCGTGGGGGCCTGA
- a CDS encoding imm11 family protein yields MSKRFFELADDVNVPHRWDLSTLTDSRGREVDDRQFTCGTPVHIIGGRLRIPVESAGKSLDYTEAGVGLPVVHVRVASMFAELAPDDVQLIPVDVEGQPDQYFILVATRRIRCIDEQASRIRLWTHENGIPEMVGKYASVRDMRIDRAKVGDARVFRCEGWTVPLIVSGEIRDALDRMGATGTRFEEV; encoded by the coding sequence ATGAGCAAGCGCTTCTTCGAACTCGCCGACGATGTGAATGTTCCGCACCGCTGGGATCTCAGCACGCTGACGGACAGTCGGGGCCGAGAGGTGGATGACAGGCAGTTTACGTGCGGAACACCCGTCCACATCATTGGCGGCCGCTTGAGGATTCCGGTCGAGAGCGCAGGCAAGTCGCTGGACTACACAGAGGCGGGCGTCGGCCTGCCGGTGGTCCATGTACGGGTCGCATCCATGTTCGCAGAACTGGCCCCGGATGATGTGCAACTGATCCCAGTGGATGTTGAGGGCCAACCGGATCAGTACTTCATCCTCGTGGCGACACGCCGCATCCGCTGTATCGATGAACAGGCATCTCGGATTCGGCTCTGGACTCACGAGAATGGCATTCCAGAGATGGTCGGAAAGTATGCCTCCGTGCGCGACATGCGGATCGACAGGGCTAAGGTAGGAGATGCTCGGGTGTTCCGGTGCGAGGGGTGGACGGTCCCGCTGATCGTCTCTGGGGAGATCAGGGACGCTTTGGATCGCATGGGCGCCACAGGCACGCGGTTCGAGGAGGTCTGA